In the genome of Carnobacterium viridans, one region contains:
- a CDS encoding mechanosensitive ion channel, protein MDNVTDSVNSGLNSFFDFLPTLLGAILLLLLAWIVATLVKKAVQKGLKAAGFGRLLTKWGVTNSQEQADTTIDSLAQVLYFLIWLLFLPGILSMLGLDAVAQPISNMFDSALNFLPNLFAAAVIVAVGVFVARFVKNLVYNLALTLNVDKWVSKFTSPGSDANTTPSASQKSTMAKVLGNLAYIVVLIPIVTIALETLNIDSISRPIVGVLNQVLAAIPNIIVAVILLAVGVAIAKFVGNLLTDLLSSSGINDLTKYVKNSGNMNFDLAKIIGQTVTVVISVFFVVEALNVLNLEVLNSIGAAVIAYLPLVLSALIILGIGVVGGTALGGFISKSTGNKFAGEILKYILIVLSVFMALNQLQFATSIVNLAFILILGALSVAFAIAFGVGGRDFAKSQLAKLDKKMEKENKSTNDQGPTL, encoded by the coding sequence ATGGACAATGTAACAGATTCAGTTAACTCAGGATTAAATTCATTTTTTGATTTTCTGCCAACATTATTAGGAGCAATTTTATTATTATTACTGGCTTGGATTGTAGCTACACTAGTTAAAAAAGCTGTCCAAAAAGGGTTGAAAGCAGCCGGATTTGGTCGACTATTAACAAAATGGGGTGTAACAAACTCTCAAGAACAAGCGGACACTACCATTGATTCCTTAGCACAAGTACTTTATTTCTTAATTTGGCTATTGTTCTTACCAGGTATTTTAAGTATGTTAGGATTAGATGCAGTTGCACAACCAATTTCAAATATGTTTGATAGTGCATTAAACTTCTTGCCTAACTTATTTGCTGCAGCAGTAATTGTAGCAGTTGGAGTATTCGTTGCTCGCTTTGTTAAAAATCTTGTTTACAACTTAGCATTAACTCTAAATGTTGATAAATGGGTTTCAAAATTCACTAGCCCTGGTTCAGATGCTAATACAACACCTTCTGCTAGCCAAAAGAGTACAATGGCTAAAGTTTTAGGAAACCTTGCATATATTGTTGTTTTAATTCCAATCGTAACCATTGCTTTAGAAACGTTGAATATTGATTCTATTTCACGCCCAATTGTTGGTGTATTGAATCAAGTTCTAGCTGCTATTCCTAATATTATTGTAGCTGTAATTCTATTAGCTGTTGGGGTTGCTATTGCTAAATTTGTCGGTAATTTGTTAACAGATTTACTTTCAAGTTCTGGTATCAATGATTTAACTAAATATGTAAAAAATTCAGGAAATATGAATTTTGATTTAGCTAAAATTATTGGACAAACAGTTACAGTTGTTATCAGTGTATTCTTCGTAGTTGAAGCGTTAAATGTTTTAAACTTAGAAGTTCTAAATTCTATTGGTGCAGCAGTGATCGCGTACTTGCCACTTGTTCTTAGCGCATTGATTATTTTAGGAATTGGTGTTGTAGGCGGAACTGCATTAGGCGGGTTCATTTCAAAATCTACTGGCAATAAATTTGCTGGTGAAATTTTGAAATACATCTTAATTGTTTTATCAGTATTTATGGCTTTAAATCAATTACAATTTGCTACAAGTATTGTTAACTTAGCCTTCATCTTAATCTTAGGAGCTTTGTCAGTTGCCTTTGCAATTGCATTTGGTGTTGGCGGACGCGACTTTGCTAAAAGTCAATTAGCAAAATTAGATAAAAAGATGGAAAAAGAAAATAAATCAACAAACGATCAAGGACCAACTTTATAA
- a CDS encoding DUF1538 domain-containing protein gives MNILTEKFKEVLLSVLPIVVIVLILNFTIAPLETSLLLRFLLGALFVVIGLAIFLLGTDIGITPIGTNLGKGVAKSNKVWVVVIAGLVLGFFISIAEPDLHILANQIADVTGGVIDNMSILIYVSIGIAVMMTIGLLRIVFNIPLYKLLTGIYFVIFLLALFTSNEFLAMAFDASGATTGALTVPFMLSLALGVSTLKKDGKASEKDSFGLVAISSSGAIIAVMLMNIIGGQDEISGSLAVDLTGSKSVIEPFIHHFPTITKEILIALVPIVSIFLIYQVFFLKLSKKKLTKILKGAFYVFVGLVIFLVGVNAGFMEVGSVVGYTVAALDNSIYVLIVAFVLGIVTILAEPAVYVLTHQIEDVTNGYVRRKVVLTALSIGVGLAVLLSMIRILIPGLQLWHFILPGYILAIGLMYVTPKMFVGMAFDAGGVASGPMTATFILAFVQGAAESIEGANVLLDGFGMIAMVAMMPIITLEILGIMFKIKSRKGGLQSNE, from the coding sequence TTGAATATACTTACAGAAAAATTTAAAGAAGTCTTACTGTCAGTATTGCCGATCGTTGTGATCGTTTTAATACTGAATTTTACCATAGCACCGCTTGAGACTAGTTTATTGTTGCGCTTTTTATTAGGTGCTTTGTTTGTGGTCATTGGGTTAGCCATTTTCTTATTAGGAACGGATATAGGAATTACCCCCATTGGAACCAATTTAGGAAAAGGAGTCGCCAAGAGCAATAAAGTTTGGGTCGTCGTTATCGCCGGTCTTGTGTTGGGATTCTTTATTTCAATCGCTGAACCTGATTTGCATATTTTAGCTAATCAGATTGCGGATGTTACCGGAGGCGTTATCGACAATATGAGCATATTGATTTATGTTTCTATTGGGATCGCAGTCATGATGACCATTGGTTTATTACGAATCGTGTTTAATATTCCCTTATATAAATTATTGACTGGGATCTATTTCGTTATTTTCTTACTAGCACTATTTACATCAAATGAATTCCTAGCAATGGCGTTTGATGCTTCGGGAGCTACTACAGGTGCTTTAACAGTACCATTCATGTTGTCGTTAGCATTAGGAGTATCAACTTTGAAAAAAGATGGGAAAGCATCTGAAAAAGATAGTTTTGGTTTAGTAGCTATCTCTTCTTCAGGAGCCATTATAGCTGTGATGTTGATGAATATTATTGGTGGACAAGATGAGATTTCAGGAAGTTTAGCAGTAGATCTAACAGGATCTAAATCGGTGATTGAACCATTTATTCATCATTTTCCTACTATTACAAAAGAAATCTTAATTGCTTTAGTACCTATTGTCAGTATTTTCTTGATTTACCAAGTCTTTTTCTTGAAATTATCAAAGAAAAAATTAACGAAAATTCTAAAAGGAGCCTTCTATGTTTTTGTTGGTTTAGTTATTTTCTTAGTTGGAGTAAATGCTGGTTTCATGGAAGTTGGAAGTGTGGTAGGATATACTGTAGCTGCATTAGACAACAGCATTTATGTGTTAATTGTCGCCTTTGTATTAGGAATTGTAACCATATTGGCTGAACCGGCTGTTTATGTTTTAACACATCAAATTGAAGATGTCACAAATGGTTATGTTAGAAGAAAAGTAGTTTTAACGGCACTATCCATTGGTGTTGGATTAGCGGTTCTTTTATCAATGATTCGTATCTTAATTCCAGGTTTACAATTATGGCATTTCATTTTACCAGGTTATATTTTGGCCATTGGATTAATGTATGTTACGCCCAAAATGTTTGTCGGGATGGCATTTGATGCTGGTGGAGTAGCTTCAGGACCTATGACAGCAACCTTCATTTTAGCATTTGTACAAGGAGCAGCTGAATCGATTGAAGGAGCAAATGTCTTATTAGATGGATTTGGTATGATTGCAATGGTGGCTATGATGCCAATCATCACGTTAGAAATACTTGGTATAATGTTTAAAATTAAATCTCGTAAGGGAGGACTCCAATCGAATGAGTAA
- a CDS encoding DegV family protein: MKLTKLIIDTTIDRNLEMEQKYDFEVIPLSIILDNQSYLDGEEITVDAVYEAMRSGKVPKTSQISYESLTKVLDKGIQENEDMIYLSFSSKMSGTYQFAHQIMEEYKEKYPERKMALVDSRGGAGGGALVALQALKMIEAGKPFDEIVRQMKWNIDHVLYKFTLRDLDWLVKGGRVNKTTGYVGTALNIKPYLIVDDGFIKMHKLVRGEKKIYKKLIEDVKSGLGNFTDQTIGISHGDDEETARAIEAKLKEELPDCQTQVFRIGAVLGSHIGIGGIGVFYFDERPEWYQN, encoded by the coding sequence ATGAAATTGACAAAATTAATTATTGATACAACTATTGATCGTAACTTAGAAATGGAACAAAAATATGATTTCGAAGTCATCCCACTGAGCATCATACTCGACAACCAATCGTATTTGGATGGCGAAGAAATCACAGTAGACGCCGTTTACGAAGCAATGCGGTCTGGAAAAGTGCCAAAGACTTCTCAAATTTCTTATGAGTCTTTGACAAAAGTACTGGATAAAGGGATTCAGGAAAATGAAGATATGATTTACCTTTCCTTTTCATCAAAAATGTCTGGAACGTACCAATTTGCGCATCAGATTATGGAGGAATACAAAGAGAAATATCCAGAACGAAAAATGGCCTTAGTTGATTCGAGAGGAGGAGCAGGCGGTGGAGCACTTGTTGCGCTACAAGCATTGAAAATGATCGAAGCTGGAAAGCCATTTGACGAGATTGTTCGTCAAATGAAATGGAACATCGATCATGTTCTCTACAAATTTACGTTAAGGGACTTGGACTGGCTGGTTAAAGGCGGGCGCGTAAATAAAACTACGGGATATGTCGGAACAGCGTTAAATATTAAACCGTACTTGATAGTTGACGATGGTTTTATCAAAATGCACAAACTCGTTCGCGGAGAGAAAAAAATCTACAAAAAACTAATTGAAGATGTTAAAAGCGGGCTAGGAAACTTTACGGATCAAACCATTGGGATTAGTCACGGCGATGATGAAGAAACAGCTAGAGCAATTGAGGCGAAGTTAAAAGAAGAATTGCCGGACTGCCAGACTCAAGTATTTCGAATAGGGGCTGTACTAGGCTCTCATATTGGAATTGGTGGAATTGGCGTTTTTTACTTTGATGAACGCCCAGAATGGTATCAAAACTAA
- a CDS encoding VOC family protein gives MTVGVEAIFVNLPVKDLTKSMNFFKALGFKFNEEFTDNKGANMIISDSIFVMLLTEEFFTSFTHLGITDTSKENEAIIALQVKSKDAVDELVNTALANGAEDKTTALSDEEEAMMFYRRFKDLDGHLWEIMYMDMSAMDI, from the coding sequence ATGACTGTTGGAGTAGAAGCAATTTTTGTTAATCTGCCTGTTAAGGATTTAACAAAATCAATGAATTTTTTTAAAGCACTTGGATTTAAATTTAATGAGGAGTTTACAGATAATAAGGGAGCAAATATGATTATCTCTGATTCGATTTTTGTGATGTTGCTAACGGAAGAGTTCTTTACAAGTTTTACCCACCTAGGAATAACAGATACATCAAAAGAAAATGAAGCGATTATCGCTTTACAAGTGAAATCGAAAGATGCAGTTGATGAACTTGTAAATACAGCACTTGCAAATGGAGCCGAAGATAAAACTACTGCTTTAAGTGACGAAGAAGAGGCTATGATGTTCTACCGTCGCTTTAAAGACTTAGATGGGCACTTATGGGAAATCATGTATATGGATATGAGCGCAATGGATATTTAA
- a CDS encoding glycosyltransferase family 8 protein, whose translation MIDSDITIVSATDDGFVPHLATLFLSILKTKKDETRINFYVIDDNISLTSKDALNRMVNEYNASISYLQIDTLTFEDMVESDRIPKTAYFRIAIPNYLKHTDIKRAIYLDCDIIAKEDVENIWNIDLGDNLLAAVEDAGFHERLDAMEIDAESNTYFNSGMMIIDIEKWRAEKISEQVLKFATDNSDELRFHDQDALNAILHDRWLVLHPRWNAQAYIITKEQKHPTKIGNQEYTEARNEPALIHYSGHVKPWQSESDHPYRDEYLNVRAETPFPMEDEG comes from the coding sequence ATGATAGATTCAGATATTACAATCGTTTCAGCTACAGATGACGGATTCGTTCCACATTTGGCTACTTTATTTTTATCTATTTTAAAAACTAAAAAAGATGAAACCAGAATTAACTTTTATGTTATTGATGACAATATTTCATTAACTTCTAAAGATGCTTTAAACCGCATGGTCAACGAATACAATGCCTCAATTAGCTATTTGCAAATTGATACATTGACATTTGAAGATATGGTTGAGAGTGACCGTATTCCTAAAACAGCTTATTTCAGAATCGCGATACCGAATTATTTGAAACATACAGATATCAAACGAGCAATTTATCTTGACTGTGACATTATTGCTAAAGAAGACGTTGAAAACATTTGGAATATTGATCTAGGTGATAACCTATTAGCAGCTGTTGAAGATGCAGGTTTCCATGAACGGTTAGACGCTATGGAAATTGATGCAGAATCCAATACGTATTTTAATTCGGGCATGATGATTATTGATATCGAAAAATGGCGTGCTGAAAAAATATCAGAGCAAGTTTTAAAATTCGCTACTGATAACTCAGATGAGTTAAGATTTCATGATCAAGATGCATTGAATGCTATCTTACATGATCGCTGGTTAGTCCTTCATCCACGATGGAACGCACAAGCTTACATTATTACGAAAGAACAAAAACATCCTACAAAAATTGGGAACCAAGAATATACTGAGGCACGCAATGAACCGGCTTTAATTCACTACAGCGGACATGTTAAGCCTTGGCAAAGTGAATCAGATCATCCTTACCGAGATGAGTATTTAAATGTACGAGCTGAAACGCCATTCCCTATGGAAGACGAAGGTTAA
- a CDS encoding DUF1801 domain-containing protein — protein sequence MIENKTQETAESVSKFVEEIEDEQKRQDAHRLIQLISEETGYEPKMWGAAIIGFGHYHYKYASGHEGDAAPVGFSPRKAQISIYLSQPDDEKRAEKLTRLGKHKMGKGCLYIKKVTDIDPAVLKELIQDSVKYIEETYPETK from the coding sequence ATGATTGAAAATAAAACGCAAGAAACGGCAGAAAGTGTCTCGAAGTTTGTGGAAGAAATTGAAGATGAGCAGAAAAGACAAGATGCGCATCGCTTAATCCAGTTAATTAGTGAAGAAACAGGTTATGAACCTAAAATGTGGGGAGCAGCAATTATTGGTTTTGGTCATTACCACTACAAGTACGCAAGTGGACATGAGGGAGATGCAGCTCCAGTTGGATTCTCTCCTAGAAAAGCTCAAATCAGCATTTACCTTTCTCAACCAGATGACGAAAAAAGAGCAGAGAAGTTAACTCGACTTGGCAAGCATAAAATGGGGAAAGGCTGCTTATATATTAAAAAAGTGACCGATATCGATCCGGCTGTGCTAAAAGAACTGATACAAGACAGCGTAAAATATATAGAAGAAACTTACCCGGAGACAAAATAA
- a CDS encoding pseudouridine synthase, which produces MRLDKLLFETGFGSRRTVKRLIKSKQVQVNGKIALVDNLNVDPQLQEVSVSGERILYQPHVYYMLHKPAGVVSAVTDLSNQTVIDLIEPSQRVPGLFPVGRLDKDTEGLLLLTNNGQLGYQLLIPQKKVVKCYEAVVNERVTSDDQYAFASGIVFDGGVKCKPAKLTILSQSDTESKVLVEISEGKFHQVKKMFLSVGKKVIYLKRLSIGPLQLDNTLPLGSYRALHSEELAALKPYFK; this is translated from the coding sequence ATGCGGCTAGATAAATTATTGTTTGAGACAGGATTCGGTTCACGCCGTACAGTTAAACGATTGATTAAAAGCAAACAAGTTCAAGTAAATGGAAAAATTGCACTAGTGGATAACCTTAATGTGGACCCGCAGTTACAAGAAGTTAGTGTTTCTGGAGAACGCATCCTTTATCAACCACATGTCTACTATATGCTGCACAAACCAGCCGGTGTAGTGAGTGCAGTAACTGACTTGTCAAATCAGACGGTTATTGATTTAATAGAACCTTCCCAACGCGTACCCGGATTATTTCCGGTAGGACGACTGGATAAGGATACTGAGGGATTGCTTTTACTGACAAATAACGGGCAGTTGGGTTATCAGTTGCTGATTCCTCAAAAAAAAGTGGTAAAGTGTTATGAAGCTGTTGTTAATGAACGAGTCACTAGTGACGACCAATATGCATTTGCTTCCGGAATTGTGTTTGATGGGGGCGTTAAATGTAAACCAGCAAAATTGACCATTCTTAGCCAAAGTGATACTGAAAGTAAAGTGTTAGTGGAGATTAGCGAAGGAAAGTTTCATCAAGTTAAGAAAATGTTCTTATCGGTTGGGAAAAAAGTCATCTACCTTAAACGGCTTTCGATAGGTCCGCTGCAACTCGACAATACATTGCCATTAGGCTCTTACCGAGCGTTGCATTCAGAAGAGCTAGCTGCATTAAAACCTTACTTTAAATGA
- a CDS encoding DUF503 domain-containing protein codes for MVIIGMKVSFLIYHSYSLKNKRSVIKSIIKKTQNKFNVSISEVEAYDTINQGVLGIAVVSNNRIVCQQTLDQVIQEIEDNGEVEIHSIEREEL; via the coding sequence ATGGTTATTATAGGTATGAAAGTATCTTTTCTCATCTACCATTCGTATTCTTTAAAAAACAAACGCAGTGTAATAAAAAGCATTATCAAAAAAACACAGAATAAGTTTAATGTCAGTATTTCTGAAGTTGAAGCGTATGATACAATCAATCAAGGCGTCCTGGGAATTGCTGTGGTAAGCAATAATCGAATCGTATGTCAGCAAACACTGGATCAAGTAATTCAAGAGATTGAAGATAACGGAGAAGTTGAGATCCATTCAATCGAACGAGAAGAACTATAA
- a CDS encoding MATE family efflux transporter, which yields MIKKNRLETESIPRLLAEFSIPAIIGMLVNAIYNIVDRIFIGNDPVLGSLGLAAVSITYPVTLVLLAFALMVGVGGSTRFSISLGRKETEKAKFFLGNGVTLAILAGLLFMILGNTFIEPILRLLGASTAVLPYAKDYLSVILYGAVFQSVAMALNNFSRADGNPRVSMVSMMIGAGFNIVFDYIFIVQLGWGMKGAAYATIGGQFLSMIWQLTYFLGPRANIKLVFQNMKLKVAYVKDILTTGIPAFLLQIANSVLNIVINASLVTYGGDIAISVAGIITSATTIIIMMVSGLVQGLQPIISYNTGADRTDRVKQALKIGSIVGGIISTSGFLVFQLFPDFVITLFNQEPAVVSLGVEAIRIWTVAFPLVGIQIVWASYFQAVGKVQLASFLNLARQIIFLIPLVLLLSSIFGLYGIYTAVPIAEALAFVVTFTFLKSQFKTTQHPL from the coding sequence ATGATCAAAAAAAATCGGCTTGAAACAGAATCTATTCCAAGATTATTAGCAGAATTTTCGATACCGGCAATTATTGGGATGCTGGTTAATGCAATTTACAACATTGTGGACCGAATCTTTATTGGAAATGATCCAGTATTAGGATCTTTAGGACTAGCTGCCGTTTCAATTACTTATCCTGTAACATTGGTTTTATTGGCATTTGCCCTTATGGTAGGTGTCGGAGGATCAACTCGTTTCTCTATTAGCTTAGGTAGAAAAGAAACTGAAAAAGCTAAGTTCTTTTTAGGAAATGGAGTTACGCTAGCTATTCTTGCTGGACTATTGTTTATGATTTTAGGAAATACCTTTATTGAACCTATCTTGCGTTTACTAGGTGCAAGTACAGCTGTTCTTCCATATGCAAAAGATTATTTGAGCGTTATTTTATATGGAGCTGTTTTTCAAAGTGTCGCTATGGCATTGAATAACTTCTCAAGAGCGGATGGAAACCCTCGCGTTTCTATGGTCAGTATGATGATTGGTGCTGGATTCAACATCGTATTTGATTACATTTTCATCGTTCAACTCGGTTGGGGTATGAAAGGAGCAGCATATGCTACTATTGGCGGACAGTTTCTTTCAATGATCTGGCAATTAACCTATTTCTTGGGACCTAGAGCAAATATCAAATTGGTTTTCCAAAACATGAAGTTAAAAGTTGCCTATGTAAAAGATATCTTAACAACCGGTATACCGGCATTCTTATTGCAAATCGCAAATAGCGTACTGAATATTGTCATCAATGCTAGTTTAGTTACTTATGGGGGCGACATTGCGATATCAGTTGCTGGTATCATTACTAGTGCAACAACTATTATTATTATGATGGTTTCAGGATTGGTTCAAGGTCTACAGCCTATTATTAGTTACAATACTGGAGCAGATCGAACCGACCGCGTGAAGCAAGCATTGAAAATTGGTAGTATTGTTGGCGGAATTATCAGCACGTCAGGTTTCTTAGTTTTCCAGTTATTCCCCGATTTCGTTATTACATTATTCAACCAGGAGCCTGCTGTTGTTTCATTAGGAGTAGAAGCCATCCGAATCTGGACAGTAGCCTTTCCACTTGTAGGTATCCAAATCGTATGGGCAAGTTATTTTCAAGCAGTTGGAAAAGTTCAACTGGCCAGCTTTTTAAACTTAGCTCGTCAAATTATCTTTTTGATTCCTTTAGTTCTCCTATTGTCTTCTATTTTCGGACTTTACGGTATTTATACCGCTGTTCCGATTGCTGAAGCATTAGCTTTTGTTGTGACATTCACCTTCTTAAAGAGTCAGTTTAAAACGACTCAGCACCCGCTTTAA
- a CDS encoding P-II family nitrogen regulator, translating to MSNTIIEGMDYDLLFLVVNSGTGSKALQIAKKNGVSGGTVFRGLGTASNSALKFFGLEDVKKEVLIMAARKETAETALDALTEKLQLKKRNRGIAFTIPIANLLGNRNCIYNTDAHGRKVEDIMHQAIFTIVDRGQAEEVIDAAVAAGSQGGTVINARGSGSHETSRLFSMDIEPEKEVVMILTEQHTTDAVVASISNALKIEQPGNGVLFTMDVTNTRGLF from the coding sequence ATGAGTAACACGATTATTGAAGGTATGGATTATGATTTGTTATTTTTAGTAGTGAATAGCGGGACAGGTAGTAAGGCTCTGCAAATTGCTAAAAAGAATGGCGTATCAGGAGGAACGGTTTTTCGAGGTTTAGGTACAGCGTCTAATTCAGCATTGAAATTTTTTGGACTAGAAGACGTCAAAAAAGAAGTTTTAATCATGGCTGCACGCAAAGAAACTGCTGAAACAGCATTAGATGCCTTAACAGAGAAATTACAATTGAAAAAAAGAAATCGAGGAATTGCGTTTACGATTCCTATCGCGAATTTATTAGGAAACCGAAATTGCATCTACAATACAGATGCTCACGGCAGAAAGGTTGAGGATATTATGCATCAAGCTATTTTTACGATTGTAGATCGTGGACAAGCAGAAGAAGTGATTGATGCTGCTGTTGCAGCTGGATCTCAAGGAGGAACAGTCATTAATGCTCGTGGTTCAGGTAGCCACGAAACAAGCCGACTTTTCTCAATGGATATTGAACCAGAAAAAGAAGTCGTGATGATCCTTACAGAACAACACACCACAGATGCCGTGGTCGCATCCATCAGCAATGCACTAAAAATCGAACAACCCGGAAACGGCGTCCTCTTCACAATGGACGTAACCAACACAAGAGGATTGTTCTAA
- a CDS encoding S66 family peptidase, with the protein MIKPYSLKNGDKVAIVSLSSGILGEESCAHQLELGGKRLEALGLKPVLMTNTLKGVDYLRDHPKARAQDLKDAFKDPTIKGIIAAIGGDDTYRLLPYLLEDEEFIRNVQETPKLFTGFSDTTINHLMFYKLGMVSFYGPSFITDIAELANHLLPYTKETLQGYFEGHEQQEIRSSNLWYEERTDFSRKALGQDRMQHDEKYGYEVLQGTGTFSGPLLGGCVESLYDVLAGERYSDEAEICKNYQLFPSLKEWTDKILFLETSEEKPTPDALKKYLETLKQTGIFSVISGLIIGKPQNEAYYENYKEIYLKVINDETLPILYNVNFGHAYPRCALPYGVSATVDLDEKIILLDESYFQNS; encoded by the coding sequence ATGATAAAACCTTATTCGTTAAAGAATGGAGATAAAGTAGCCATAGTTAGTCTTTCGAGTGGTATTTTAGGCGAGGAATCTTGTGCGCATCAATTAGAATTAGGGGGAAAACGCTTAGAGGCTTTAGGATTGAAGCCCGTATTGATGACGAATACACTTAAAGGAGTAGACTATCTAAGAGATCACCCTAAAGCGCGAGCACAAGATCTAAAAGACGCTTTTAAAGATCCAACTATTAAAGGCATTATAGCGGCAATTGGAGGCGACGATACTTATCGATTGCTGCCCTATTTATTGGAAGACGAAGAATTTATACGAAATGTACAAGAGACGCCTAAATTATTTACAGGGTTTTCTGACACGACAATAAACCATTTGATGTTTTACAAATTAGGTATGGTTTCGTTTTATGGACCAAGCTTTATTACAGATATAGCTGAATTAGCAAATCATTTGTTGCCATACACAAAAGAAACATTACAAGGTTACTTTGAAGGTCATGAACAACAAGAAATTCGTTCCAGTAATTTATGGTATGAAGAGCGTACTGATTTTTCTAGAAAAGCTTTAGGGCAAGATCGGATGCAGCATGATGAAAAGTATGGTTATGAAGTTTTGCAAGGAACAGGAACCTTTTCTGGTCCTTTGCTTGGAGGTTGCGTGGAAAGTCTCTATGATGTGTTGGCAGGAGAACGGTACTCAGATGAAGCAGAGATTTGTAAAAACTATCAATTGTTTCCTTCGTTAAAGGAATGGACAGATAAAATTTTATTTTTAGAAACAAGTGAAGAAAAACCGACTCCAGATGCCTTAAAGAAATATCTGGAAACGTTAAAGCAAACGGGTATTTTTTCTGTTATTAGCGGATTGATTATTGGAAAACCACAAAATGAGGCGTATTACGAAAACTATAAAGAAATTTATTTAAAAGTGATTAATGATGAAACATTGCCTATTCTATATAATGTTAATTTCGGACATGCTTATCCTAGATGTGCGTTACCTTATGGTGTCAGTGCAACAGTTGATCTCGATGAAAAGATCATTTTGTTAGATGAATCTTATTTTCAAAATTCATAA